Proteins encoded within one genomic window of Zavarzinia compransoris:
- a CDS encoding cytochrome P450, translating to MDNLRIPLDLVAPIFAPSTFGDRDRVHEIFRTLRRDYPLSIAEVPGYDPHWIVTRYDDIREITRQDEIFLSSDRSKTLASQYAEQLMRDYTGGLPHIYRTLVHMDEPEHTDYRRVTAAEFMPQAIMKLEPKVRAIAKRYADRLAGMAPHCDFAWDLAFYYPLEVVLTIVGIPEKDHENMLRLTQWLFNYADPELKRPGSDPTDPGEIIKTWDIVYAEFKDYYDKVIADRRACPRDDVASLIANGSINGCPMENRAAISYFAIAATAGHDTTSATTATSMWKLAEEPGLLQRLKDNPKLIAGFVEESIRWATPIQHFVRSAKEDYVLRGRQIKKGDLLYLSYISGNRDEEAFPDPFTFKPERSPNRHIGFGYGGHICLGQHLARLEMRCFWEEVIPRLKHLEMAGEGRMTESELVCGPKHVPITFEMAA from the coding sequence ATGGATAATCTCAGAATTCCGCTCGACCTGGTGGCGCCGATATTCGCGCCCTCGACATTCGGGGACCGCGATCGCGTGCACGAGATCTTCAGGACCCTCCGCCGCGACTATCCGCTCTCGATCGCCGAAGTGCCCGGCTACGATCCGCACTGGATCGTTACGCGTTATGACGACATCCGTGAGATCACCCGCCAGGACGAGATTTTCCTCAGTTCCGATCGCTCGAAGACCCTGGCGTCGCAATATGCCGAACAATTGATGCGCGACTATACCGGCGGCCTGCCCCACATCTACCGCACCCTGGTGCATATGGACGAGCCGGAACACACCGACTACCGCCGGGTGACCGCGGCCGAGTTCATGCCCCAGGCGATCATGAAACTGGAACCCAAGGTGCGCGCGATCGCCAAGCGTTACGCGGACCGCCTGGCCGGCATGGCGCCGCATTGCGATTTCGCCTGGGATCTCGCCTTCTATTATCCGCTCGAGGTGGTCCTGACCATCGTCGGCATCCCCGAGAAGGATCACGAGAATATGCTGCGGCTGACGCAGTGGCTGTTCAACTATGCCGATCCCGAATTGAAACGGCCCGGCTCCGACCCCACCGACCCCGGCGAGATCATCAAGACCTGGGACATCGTCTATGCCGAGTTCAAGGACTATTACGACAAGGTGATCGCCGACCGCAGGGCTTGCCCGCGCGACGATGTCGCCTCGCTGATCGCCAACGGCTCGATCAACGGCTGCCCGATGGAGAACCGCGCCGCGATCTCCTATTTCGCCATCGCCGCGACCGCCGGGCACGACACCACGTCGGCGACCACCGCCACCTCGATGTGGAAGCTGGCCGAGGAACCGGGCCTGTTGCAGCGCCTGAAGGACAACCCGAAGCTGATTGCCGGCTTCGTCGAGGAATCCATCCGCTGGGCGACGCCGATCCAGCATTTCGTGCGGTCCGCCAAGGAGGATTACGTCCTGCGCGGCCGGCAGATCAAGAAGGGCGATCTGCTCTATCTCTCCTACATCTCTGGCAACCGCGACGAGGAAGCCTTCCCCGATCCCTTCACCTTCAAGCCCGAGCGTTCGCCCAACCGCCACATCGGCTTCGGCTACGGCGGCCACATCTGCCTCGGCCAGCATCTGGCCCGGCTGGAGATGCGGTGCTTCTGGGAAGAAGTCATCCCGCGGCTGAAGCACCTCGAAATGGCGGGCGAAGGGCGGATGACGGAATCCGAACTGGTGTGCGGGCCGAAACACGTGCCGATCACCTTCGAGATGGCGGCCTGA
- a CDS encoding rubredoxin, which produces MPEAPFKVWQCQTCGELYDEAAGLPDFGIPPGMRFVDLPDDWICPACGSAKSDFLPYDL; this is translated from the coding sequence ATGCCCGAAGCCCCCTTCAAGGTCTGGCAATGCCAGACCTGCGGCGAACTTTATGACGAAGCCGCCGGCCTGCCCGATTTCGGAATCCCCCCGGGCATGCGTTTCGTCGACCTGCCGGACGACTGGATCTGCCCGGCCTGCGGCAGCGCGAAAAGCGACTTCCTTCCCTACGATCTCTGA
- a CDS encoding DUF1329 domain-containing protein codes for MTGQALAKVPQSEADRLGRDLTAVGALKAGNADGSIPAYEGGITTPPAGYTPGMHYPNPFAGDAPLFVINAANAEQYKARLTAGQLATLKLYPAHKMKVYQTRRSCSLPERVYEASRRNAATATMTEDQNGLNDALLGVPFPIPNSGVEAIWNHRLRYRGFKFRRFFGSAAVNRDGSFLMFKSQDEGIIHYSGPGLASIGDVADIRQLNNIAISYLNITTAPTRLAGSIILALDTINAKELPRQAWQYNPGTRRVLRAPELAYDNPLFNTDGLATTDQFDVYNGATDRYDFTLKPSEEKYIGYNAYEYVSKQHPYKELLSPNHLNGDLGRYELHRTWVVEAKLKDGARHVYGRRTFYIDEDSWNIAGADLYDVRGQLWRVQDDPIINYYDIPLCSSALEATYDLQSGRYVVFGLKNEEKMLNWNVQDIDPSKFTPDAIRRLGTN; via the coding sequence ATGACGGGACAGGCCCTGGCGAAAGTGCCCCAGAGCGAGGCCGACCGCCTGGGCCGGGACCTGACGGCGGTCGGCGCGCTCAAGGCCGGGAATGCGGATGGTTCCATTCCGGCCTATGAGGGCGGCATCACCACGCCGCCCGCCGGCTATACGCCGGGCATGCATTACCCCAATCCCTTTGCCGGCGATGCCCCGCTCTTCGTCATCAATGCGGCGAATGCCGAGCAATACAAGGCAAGGCTCACCGCCGGGCAGCTGGCGACGCTGAAACTCTACCCGGCCCACAAGATGAAGGTCTACCAGACCCGGCGTTCGTGCTCGCTGCCCGAACGGGTCTACGAGGCGAGCCGGCGCAATGCGGCGACGGCAACGATGACCGAGGACCAGAACGGCCTGAACGATGCCCTGCTCGGCGTGCCGTTCCCGATTCCGAACAGCGGCGTCGAGGCGATCTGGAATCACCGGCTGCGCTATCGCGGCTTCAAGTTCCGGCGCTTCTTCGGCTCCGCCGCGGTCAACCGCGACGGCAGCTTCCTGATGTTCAAGAGCCAGGACGAGGGCATCATCCACTATTCGGGGCCGGGCCTCGCCTCGATCGGCGATGTCGCCGACATCAGGCAGTTGAACAATATCGCCATCTCCTACCTGAACATCACGACGGCGCCCACCCGGCTCGCGGGCTCGATCATCCTGGCCCTCGACACCATCAACGCCAAGGAATTGCCACGGCAGGCGTGGCAATACAATCCGGGCACGCGGCGCGTGCTGCGGGCGCCGGAACTCGCCTACGACAACCCGCTGTTCAACACCGACGGCCTGGCGACCACCGACCAGTTCGACGTCTACAACGGCGCGACCGACCGCTACGACTTCACCCTGAAGCCGAGCGAGGAGAAATATATCGGCTACAACGCCTATGAATATGTCTCGAAGCAGCACCCCTACAAGGAACTGCTGAGCCCCAACCACCTGAACGGGGACCTCGGCCGTTACGAACTGCACCGCACCTGGGTGGTCGAGGCCAAGCTGAAGGACGGGGCCCGCCACGTCTACGGCCGGCGCACCTTCTACATCGACGAAGACAGCTGGAACATCGCCGGTGCCGACCTCTACGACGTGCGCGGCCAGTTGTGGCGGGTCCAGGACGACCCGATCATCAACTATTACGACATTCCGCTCTGCTCCTCGGCGCTTGAAGCCACCTACGACCTCCAGTCGGGGCGCTATGTCGTCTTCGGCCTGAAGAACGAGGAAAAGATGCTGAACTGGAATGTCCAGGACATCGATCCGTCCAAGTTCACGCCGGACGCCATCCGCCGGCTCGGCACCAACTGA
- a CDS encoding DUF1302 domain-containing protein, whose protein sequence is MTKAGPSGAGRRRRLARGHGLATAALCIMGAATGAFAYDFELSEDVVGAITVSMSTGAQMRMADRDPRNYGYYYGGHLPAAGNDDGNFNFDKYDLISQVSNARAELKLKWQEYLLYVRGAAFFDSIASNNDLADFEPGNRPFTSGRYTPAARKKAAWGAKLLDYYIRGNYTVADRPLTVTLGNQILNWGEALFTINGIAVVNPIDVGKIRVPGAELKDALVPVPMISANYEIARGLSVEAFYQFDFEPFKLDACGSFFSFTDNLCDGVKYGQPFTDPYDPRAYTTGSGLNPGDYDDPNRTVLSVSPPLHLKDDPDVNDWGVSLRYFSPELNNTEFQLYYINYTSRLPSLMAHAPSQFANGTGEVNLGTAAAPLVQGLLSQLGVEQLGALTSALAALTGGPVTDILGALTNPVTNALIRPPFGTAPRSAVLENLENSPVDIYYPTGVQLIGFAFNTTYDPLGLAINAEISWKHDAPVWISEPAFLASYFNMNGGVPISQGTAASTPICVGPVCVPNPGIAPQLEPSFRQGQDTYVPNRQLTLDERHNVWQAAVRFTKIMGGTNMVTSLLGANQLFALVEFGALYVDLDEGTQYAAYGQNNFSGFYTRPLNIGPATLAGPMEATSLGPPFGASHKLPTKWSGGVQGFIFWDYPNFLDGVTMTPSIGFSHGLFGTTPAPNPGFVKSVTAMNFGLKFDYLDHWSMNINYFKSWGGGSGGSNGASRNPYLDRDFVGVNVSYSF, encoded by the coding sequence ATGACCAAGGCCGGCCCGTCGGGCGCCGGCAGGCGCCGGCGGCTGGCCCGCGGCCACGGGCTGGCGACGGCCGCGCTCTGCATCATGGGGGCGGCCACCGGGGCCTTTGCCTATGATTTCGAGCTGAGCGAGGATGTCGTCGGCGCGATCACCGTGTCGATGTCCACCGGCGCGCAGATGCGCATGGCCGATCGCGACCCGCGCAATTACGGCTATTATTACGGCGGCCACCTGCCGGCCGCGGGCAATGACGACGGCAACTTCAATTTCGACAAATACGACCTGATCAGCCAGGTTTCGAACGCCCGCGCCGAATTGAAGCTGAAATGGCAGGAATACCTGCTCTATGTGCGCGGCGCGGCCTTCTTCGATTCGATCGCGTCGAACAATGATCTCGCCGATTTCGAGCCCGGCAACCGCCCCTTCACCAGCGGCCGCTACACGCCGGCGGCGCGGAAGAAGGCGGCCTGGGGCGCCAAGCTGCTCGACTATTATATCCGTGGGAATTACACCGTTGCCGATCGGCCGCTGACCGTCACCCTGGGCAACCAGATCCTGAACTGGGGTGAGGCACTGTTCACGATCAACGGCATCGCCGTGGTCAACCCGATCGACGTCGGCAAGATCCGCGTGCCGGGCGCCGAACTGAAGGACGCCCTGGTCCCCGTCCCCATGATCTCCGCCAATTACGAGATCGCCCGGGGCCTGTCGGTGGAAGCCTTCTACCAGTTCGATTTCGAGCCGTTCAAGCTCGACGCCTGCGGCAGCTTCTTCTCCTTCACCGACAATCTGTGCGACGGCGTGAAATACGGCCAGCCGTTCACCGACCCCTACGACCCCCGCGCCTATACCACAGGCAGCGGCCTGAACCCCGGCGATTACGACGATCCCAACCGCACGGTCCTGTCGGTCAGCCCGCCGCTGCACCTGAAGGACGACCCGGACGTGAACGACTGGGGCGTGTCGCTGCGCTATTTCTCGCCCGAGCTGAACAATACCGAGTTCCAGCTCTATTACATCAATTACACCTCGCGCCTGCCGTCGCTGATGGCCCATGCGCCGTCGCAATTCGCCAATGGCACCGGCGAGGTGAACCTGGGCACGGCCGCAGCCCCCCTAGTGCAGGGGCTGCTGTCGCAACTCGGGGTGGAGCAACTGGGGGCGCTGACCTCGGCCCTGGCGGCGCTCACCGGCGGCCCGGTGACCGACATCCTGGGCGCGCTCACCAACCCGGTCACCAATGCGCTGATCCGGCCGCCCTTCGGCACGGCGCCGCGATCCGCCGTGCTCGAGAACCTGGAAAACAGCCCGGTCGATATCTATTACCCGACCGGCGTCCAATTGATCGGCTTCGCCTTCAACACCACCTATGACCCCCTGGGCCTTGCCATCAACGCCGAGATCAGTTGGAAACACGATGCGCCGGTCTGGATTTCCGAACCGGCCTTCCTCGCCAGCTATTTCAACATGAACGGCGGCGTGCCGATCAGCCAGGGCACCGCCGCCTCGACCCCCATCTGCGTCGGCCCGGTCTGCGTGCCCAATCCGGGGATCGCGCCGCAATTGGAGCCGAGCTTCCGCCAGGGCCAGGACACCTATGTCCCGAACCGCCAGCTCACCCTCGACGAACGCCACAATGTCTGGCAGGCGGCGGTGCGCTTCACCAAGATCATGGGCGGCACGAATATGGTGACCAGCCTGCTCGGGGCCAACCAACTCTTCGCCCTGGTCGAATTCGGCGCCCTTTATGTCGATCTCGACGAGGGCACCCAATATGCGGCCTATGGCCAGAATAATTTCTCGGGCTTCTACACCCGGCCGCTCAACATCGGCCCGGCCACGCTTGCCGGCCCGATGGAGGCGACCAGCCTGGGCCCGCCCTTCGGCGCCTCGCACAAGCTGCCGACCAAGTGGTCGGGCGGCGTGCAGGGCTTCATCTTCTGGGATTACCCGAACTTCCTGGACGGCGTGACCATGACCCCGTCGATCGGCTTCTCGCACGGCCTGTTCGGGACGACCCCCGCCCCCAACCCCGGTTTCGTGAAGAGCGTCACCGCGATGAATTTCGGCCTGAAGTTCGACTATCTCGACCATTGGTCGATGAACATCAACTATTTCAAAAGCTGGGGCGGCGGCAGCGGCGGCTCGAACGGGGCGTCGCGCAATCCCTACCTCGACCGGGATTTCGTCGGGGTCAACGTCTCCTATTCCTTCTGA
- a CDS encoding LuxR C-terminal-related transcriptional regulator, whose amino-acid sequence MTPVATSLIRTKTAPPRLAGVAVGRERLLDSLHGRRDRALTLILGPAGSGKTTLAALWRRRLVAGGTTVAWYNVGADDDEGQWAAYWFAALEESGIDTGPALAQALQSEGFETADRFVAQVANAVFAHVRPVVMVLEDLHVLKARRPFVLLQQLLQVLPANFHLVLTARAVPPLDLAGLRLKDQVTEVNFDALRLSLEEQAVFLDSLGVARLSPGQARRLHALTEGWIAGTHLAALALKREGVADTVLGRLDGLSAPAADDSLTSYVEEAIGAALEPAQLGFLVRIVACRRFTAGLAAALCDEAGAGALIETLAERHYFVTPIEGDDPLPWYRFHRIFAAFLRRRLLALPAADLADINRRASLWFERHGLIPEALRHARYAGDPSRMAALIGAAARPLLYAGQFQPLLRWTAGLPDAAKAERIDVLLSIGWSEVGLRRRGELPATLAAIAAHPAAVRPAVDFELRLMRALDAVTRDDTAAAMTLIGPVLGERPETDGFNLLMLGAVGGMALVAAGQYERARDLAGDCQGVLRRRHGARPRPWLDGIGGHSFLVQGDFIQARDALSRALHALEGEAQLAEYSAGHLAAYLAEAHYQLDDLDAAETCLDIHAETGDAAGGPDAALHALRTTARLHGLRNDRERALATLDTMEHLAQDEGWDRLAAWSLAERVRLLGRRAATVTAMREALRRLRRLALRHAGSAGTLAEIGLAAAIAEVDAAAADLDWPRVIELAVPLAGDLRGRGRRFLAARQTVMAAAGHLALGREAEAARLGRGVLLTAEHGGMYRLFLDGGAAALALARHLRDLPDLRPEACRLLEVSPVPGTAAGLPATAGSSPAVLSPREGEIVQLLDRALSLKTVARVLNVSPGTLKWHLKNIYAKLDAVSREDAVAKARALKPPT is encoded by the coding sequence ATGACGCCGGTCGCCACTTCATTGATCCGCACCAAGACCGCGCCGCCGCGCCTCGCCGGCGTCGCGGTCGGGCGCGAGCGTCTGCTCGATAGCCTGCACGGCCGCCGCGACCGTGCGCTCACCCTCATTCTCGGGCCGGCGGGCAGCGGCAAGACCACGCTGGCGGCGCTCTGGCGCCGGCGGCTGGTCGCGGGCGGCACCACGGTCGCCTGGTACAATGTGGGCGCGGACGACGACGAGGGGCAATGGGCCGCCTATTGGTTCGCGGCCCTGGAGGAAAGCGGCATCGACACCGGCCCGGCCCTGGCGCAGGCCCTGCAATCCGAAGGCTTCGAGACTGCGGACCGCTTCGTCGCCCAGGTCGCCAATGCCGTCTTCGCCCATGTCCGTCCGGTGGTCATGGTGCTCGAGGACCTGCATGTCCTGAAGGCGCGCCGTCCCTTCGTCCTGCTGCAACAATTGTTGCAGGTCCTGCCGGCCAATTTCCACCTGGTGCTGACCGCGCGTGCCGTGCCGCCCCTCGATCTTGCCGGGCTGCGGCTGAAGGACCAGGTGACCGAGGTGAATTTCGACGCCTTGCGCCTCTCGCTTGAGGAACAGGCCGTCTTCCTCGACAGCCTGGGGGTGGCGCGGCTGAGCCCCGGACAGGCGCGGCGCCTCCATGCCCTGACCGAGGGCTGGATCGCCGGCACCCATCTCGCCGCCCTCGCCCTGAAGCGCGAGGGGGTGGCCGATACGGTCCTCGGCCGCCTCGATGGCCTGTCGGCACCGGCGGCGGACGACAGCCTGACCAGCTATGTCGAGGAGGCGATCGGTGCCGCGCTCGAGCCCGCGCAGTTGGGCTTCCTCGTCCGCATCGTCGCCTGCCGGCGGTTCACGGCCGGCCTGGCGGCGGCCCTCTGCGACGAGGCCGGGGCGGGCGCCCTGATCGAAACCCTGGCGGAGCGGCATTATTTCGTCACCCCGATCGAAGGCGACGATCCCCTGCCCTGGTATCGTTTCCACCGCATCTTCGCCGCCTTCCTGCGCCGCCGCCTGCTGGCCCTGCCGGCCGCCGACCTCGCCGACATCAACCGCCGTGCCAGCCTGTGGTTCGAGCGCCACGGCCTGATCCCCGAAGCCCTGCGCCATGCCCGTTATGCCGGCGATCCCTCGCGCATGGCGGCGCTGATCGGTGCCGCGGCCCGGCCGCTGCTCTATGCCGGGCAGTTCCAGCCCCTGCTGCGCTGGACCGCCGGCCTGCCCGATGCCGCCAAGGCCGAGCGTATCGACGTCCTGCTTTCGATCGGCTGGTCCGAGGTCGGCTTGCGCCGGCGGGGCGAACTGCCGGCGACGCTGGCCGCGATCGCCGCCCATCCGGCCGCCGTCCGCCCGGCGGTGGATTTCGAACTGCGGCTGATGCGCGCCCTCGATGCCGTGACCCGCGACGATACGGCGGCGGCGATGACGCTGATCGGCCCCGTGCTCGGCGAAAGGCCGGAGACCGACGGCTTCAACCTGCTGATGCTCGGTGCCGTCGGCGGCATGGCGCTGGTCGCGGCCGGGCAGTATGAACGGGCGCGGGATCTCGCCGGCGATTGCCAGGGCGTGCTGCGCCGCCGCCACGGCGCCCGCCCCCGGCCCTGGCTCGATGGAATCGGCGGGCACAGCTTCCTGGTCCAGGGCGATTTCATCCAGGCGCGCGACGCCCTCTCCCGCGCGCTGCACGCGCTCGAAGGGGAGGCGCAACTGGCGGAATATTCGGCCGGCCATCTCGCCGCCTATCTCGCCGAAGCCCATTACCAGCTCGACGACCTTGATGCGGCCGAGACCTGTCTCGACATTCATGCGGAAACGGGCGATGCCGCCGGCGGGCCGGATGCCGCCCTTCACGCCCTGCGTACCACGGCGCGCCTGCATGGCCTGCGCAACGACCGCGAGCGCGCCCTGGCCACGCTCGACACCATGGAACACCTGGCCCAGGACGAGGGCTGGGATCGCCTCGCCGCCTGGAGCCTGGCCGAACGGGTGCGCCTGCTCGGCCGGCGCGCGGCGACGGTCACCGCCATGCGCGAGGCGCTGCGCCGCCTGCGCCGGCTGGCGCTCCGCCATGCGGGCAGTGCCGGGACGCTGGCCGAGATCGGCCTGGCCGCGGCCATCGCCGAGGTCGATGCCGCCGCCGCCGATCTCGACTGGCCGCGCGTGATCGAGCTTGCCGTGCCGCTCGCCGGCGACCTGCGCGGCCGCGGCCGCCGCTTCCTGGCCGCGCGCCAGACGGTCATGGCCGCCGCCGGCCACCTGGCCCTGGGGCGGGAGGCGGAAGCGGCCCGCCTCGGCCGCGGCGTCCTGCTGACGGCCGAGCATGGCGGCATGTACCGCCTGTTCCTCGACGGCGGGGCGGCGGCGCTGGCGCTGGCACGCCACTTGCGGGACCTCCCGGATCTCAGGCCCGAGGCGTGCCGGCTGCTGGAGGTTTCTCCCGTGCCCGGCACGGCGGCCGGCCTTCCCGCCACGGCGGGTTCATCCCCCGCCGTCCTGTCGCCGCGGGAGGGCGAGATCGTGCAACTGCTCGACCGCGCCCTGTCGCTGAAGACGGTGGCGCGGGTGCTGAACGTCTCGCCGGGGACCTTGAAGTGGCACCTGAAGAATATCTACGCCAAGCTCGACGCCGTCTCGCGCGAGGATGCGGTGGCCAAGGCCAGGGCCCTGAAGCCGCCGACCTGA
- a CDS encoding acyl-CoA dehydrogenase family protein, which translates to MMPRLYRHAWMDEESDAFRAQVRRYVQAEMSPRVEGWRRQGFIPAEVWRPFGALGFVLPEMPGDYGGADAGLAYQLVVQDELARAEIPATLGVHSIAAHYILDYGTGEQKRRWLPKLVSGDCLAGIALTEPGCGSDLKMLRTRARREGDDYVIDGAKTFITNGSTAHLLVVACRTGEGGGRGVSLFVVETAGLAGFRVGRRLEKLGQHASDTAELFFDGVRVPAANLLGAEGQGFGQLMSQLPYERMLLAVPAAAAIEMALELTLAHAKARTMFGGTLYDLQNTRFRLAEVATAAHVVRSFVNDCIQRLVDGTLDDQAAYMAKWWCTEQQCKVVDECLQMFGGYGYITEYPIARLYADARIQKIYGGANEVMKDIIARAL; encoded by the coding sequence ATGATGCCACGACTGTACCGCCATGCCTGGATGGACGAGGAGAGCGACGCCTTCCGCGCCCAGGTCCGCCGCTATGTCCAGGCGGAAATGTCCCCCAGGGTCGAGGGCTGGCGCCGGCAGGGCTTCATTCCGGCCGAGGTCTGGCGCCCCTTCGGCGCGCTCGGCTTCGTCCTGCCGGAAATGCCCGGCGACTACGGCGGCGCGGATGCCGGCCTCGCCTATCAATTGGTGGTGCAGGACGAACTGGCCAGGGCCGAGATCCCGGCCACCCTCGGCGTCCACAGCATCGCCGCGCATTACATCCTCGACTACGGCACCGGGGAACAGAAGCGGCGCTGGCTGCCGAAGCTGGTTTCCGGGGATTGCCTTGCCGGCATCGCCCTGACCGAGCCGGGCTGCGGTTCCGACCTGAAGATGCTGCGCACCCGCGCGCGGCGGGAGGGCGACGATTATGTGATCGACGGCGCCAAGACCTTCATCACCAACGGCTCGACGGCCCATCTCCTGGTGGTTGCCTGCCGGACCGGCGAGGGCGGCGGACGGGGCGTCTCCCTCTTCGTCGTGGAGACGGCGGGGCTGGCCGGCTTCCGGGTCGGGCGCCGGCTGGAAAAGCTCGGCCAGCACGCCTCGGATACCGCGGAACTGTTCTTCGACGGCGTGCGCGTGCCGGCGGCGAACCTGCTGGGGGCCGAGGGCCAGGGCTTCGGCCAACTGATGAGCCAGCTGCCCTACGAGCGCATGCTGCTGGCGGTGCCGGCGGCGGCGGCGATCGAGATGGCGCTCGAACTGACGCTGGCCCATGCCAAGGCCCGGACCATGTTCGGCGGTACCCTCTACGACCTGCAGAACACCAGGTTCCGCCTGGCGGAAGTGGCGACCGCGGCCCATGTCGTGCGCAGCTTCGTGAACGATTGCATCCAGCGCCTGGTCGACGGCACGCTCGACGATCAGGCGGCCTATATGGCCAAGTGGTGGTGTACCGAGCAGCAATGCAAGGTGGTCGACGAATGCCTGCAGATGTTTGGCGGCTATGGCTACATCACCGAATATCCGATCGCCCGGCTCTATGCCGATGCCCGCATCCAGAAGATCTACGGCGGCGCCAACGAGGTGATGAAGGATATCATCGCCCGCGCCCTTTGA
- a CDS encoding acyl-CoA synthetase encodes MYITQPLHRAVQQHPDKVALRCGRRSQTFRSMADRVARLAGALQALGMAPGDRVAMLALNSDRYFEYMIAVPWGGGVINPCNIRWSAAELLYSLEDSGSRLLLVDDAFAAVARRLQEDSSQPLTVIYAGDGAVPAGMLGYEALIAGAQPVPDAVRRGDDLFGLFYTGGTTGQPKGVMISHGGMYASLLSMLAEGMAPRDGVYLHAAPMFHVADIGMSGIQWLRGNTQCFIGSFTPQGVVEAIERDRATHVLLVPTMIQMLVDHPAMREGRDLSSLRCIVYGASPIAEPVLDRAMAVLPGVEFVQAYGMTELSPLATICPAEFHTVEGRRRGKLRSAGRASFCTEIRIVNAEGREVPRGTVGEVAVRGPNVMKGYWNNPDLTAATVRDGWMHTGDGAYMDDDGFIFIVDRVKDMIISGGENVYSAEVENVVAQHPAVAAGAVIGIPSAEWGESVHAVVVLKPGAALTGEDLIRFCKDRIAGYKCPRSVDIVAELPLSGAGKVLKTALRAPYWKDRESQVA; translated from the coding sequence ATGTATATCACCCAGCCCCTTCACCGCGCCGTCCAGCAGCACCCGGACAAGGTAGCGCTGCGCTGCGGCCGGCGCAGCCAGACCTTCCGGTCCATGGCCGACCGGGTGGCCCGCCTGGCCGGCGCCCTTCAGGCCCTGGGCATGGCGCCGGGCGACCGCGTCGCCATGCTGGCCCTGAACTCGGACCGCTACTTCGAATATATGATCGCGGTGCCCTGGGGCGGCGGGGTGATCAACCCGTGCAACATCCGCTGGTCGGCGGCGGAACTGCTCTATTCGCTGGAGGATTCGGGATCGCGCCTCCTGCTCGTCGACGATGCCTTCGCCGCCGTTGCCCGCCGTCTGCAGGAGGACAGCAGCCAGCCCCTGACGGTCATCTATGCCGGCGATGGTGCGGTGCCCGCGGGCATGCTCGGCTACGAGGCCCTGATCGCCGGGGCGCAGCCGGTGCCGGACGCGGTCCGCCGGGGCGACGACCTCTTCGGCCTGTTCTATACCGGCGGCACGACCGGACAGCCGAAGGGCGTGATGATCAGCCATGGCGGCATGTATGCCTCGCTGCTGTCGATGCTGGCCGAGGGCATGGCACCGCGGGACGGCGTCTATCTTCACGCCGCCCCCATGTTCCATGTCGCCGACATCGGCATGTCGGGCATCCAGTGGCTGCGGGGCAACACGCAATGTTTCATCGGCTCCTTCACGCCGCAAGGCGTGGTCGAGGCGATCGAGCGCGACCGGGCCACTCATGTCCTCCTCGTGCCGACCATGATCCAGATGCTGGTCGATCACCCGGCGATGCGCGAGGGCCGGGACCTGTCCAGCCTCCGCTGCATCGTCTACGGCGCCTCGCCGATCGCCGAGCCGGTACTGGACCGCGCCATGGCGGTCTTGCCCGGTGTCGAATTCGTGCAGGCCTACGGCATGACTGAACTGTCGCCGCTGGCCACCATCTGCCCGGCCGAATTCCACACCGTCGAGGGGCGCCGGCGGGGCAAGCTGCGCTCGGCCGGGCGTGCCAGCTTCTGCACCGAGATCCGGATCGTTAATGCCGAGGGTCGGGAGGTGCCGCGCGGTACCGTGGGCGAGGTCGCGGTGCGCGGCCCGAATGTCATGAAAGGCTATTGGAACAATCCAGATCTCACCGCCGCCACCGTGCGGGACGGCTGGATGCACACGGGCGACGGCGCCTATATGGACGACGACGGTTTCATCTTCATCGTCGACCGGGTGAAGGACATGATCATTTCCGGCGGCGAGAACGTCTATTCCGCCGAGGTCGAGAATGTCGTCGCCCAGCACCCGGCGGTCGCCGCCGGCGCCGTCATCGGCATCCCCAGCGCCGAATGGGGCGAGAGCGTGCATGCGGTCGTCGTCCTGAAGCCGGGCGCGGCCCTGACCGGCGAGGACCTGATCCGTTTCTGCAAGGACCGCATCGCCGGCTACAAATGCCCGCGCAGCGTCGACATCGTGGCCGAACTGCCGCTGTCGGGGGCCGGCAAGGTGCTGAAGACGGCCCTGCGCGCCCCCTATTGGAAAGACCGCGAGAGCCAGGTGGCCTGA